Proteins from a single region of Urocitellus parryii isolate mUroPar1 chromosome 4, mUroPar1.hap1, whole genome shotgun sequence:
- the Wee1 gene encoding wee1-like protein kinase, with the protein MSFLSRQQPPPPRRAGAACTLRQKLIFSPCSDCEEEEEEEEEEGSGHSTGEDSAFQEPDSPLPPARSPTEPGPERRRSPCPAPGSPGELEEDMLLQDACPSADAAGGGAEGDSWEEEGFGSSSPVKSPAAAYFLGSSFSPVRCGGPGDASPRGFGARQSGEGPCSPLPDHPGTPPHKTFRKLRLFDTPHTPKSLLSKARGIDSSSVKLRGGSLFMDTEKSGKREFDTRQTPQVNINPFTPDSVLLHSSGQCRRRKRAYWNDSCEDIEGSDYELEDETRPAKRITITESNMKSRYTTEFHELEKIGSGEFGSVFKCVKRLDGCVYAIKRSKKPLAGSVDEQNALREVYAHAVLGQHPHVVRYFSAWAEDDHMLIQNEYCNGGSLADAISENYRIMSYFTEVELKDLLLQVGRGLRYIHSMSLVHMDIKPSNIFISRTAIPNAASEDGDEDDWISNKVMFKIGDLGHVTRISSPQVEEGDSRFLANEVLQENYTHLPKADIFALALTVVCAAGAEPLPRNGDQWHEIRQGRLPRIPQVLSQEFTELLKVMIHPDPERRPSAMALIKHSVLLSASRKSAQQLRIELDAEKFKNSLLQKELKKAQLAKAAAEERALFTDRMATRSTTQSNRTSRLIGKKMNRSVSLTIY; encoded by the exons ATGAGCTTCCTTAGCCGGCAGCAGCCGCCGCCGCCCCGCCGTGCCGGGGCCGCCTGCACTTTGCGGCAGAAGCTGATCTTCTCTCCCTGTAGCgactgtgaggaggaggaggaagaagaggaggaggagggcagtggCCACAGCACTGGAGAGGACTCGGCCTTTCAGGAGCCCGACTCGCCGCTGCCGCCCGCGCGGAGCCCCACGGAGCCCGGGCCAGAGCGCCGCCGCTCGCCCTGCCCGGCCCCCGGCAGCCCCGGGGAACTGGAGGAGGACATGCTGCTGCAGGACGCCTGCCCGAGCGCGGACGCGGCGGGCGGCGGGGCGGAGGGCGACTCGTGGGAGGAGGAGGGCTTCGGCTCCTCGTCGCCGGTCAAGTCGCCAGCGGCCGCCTACTTCTTAGGCAGCTCTTTCTCGCCTGTGCGCTGCGGCGGCCCGGGGGATGCGTCTCCGCGGGGTTTTGGGGCGCGCCAGTCCGGCGAGGGCCCCTGCTCGCCGCTGCCCGACCACCCCGGCACCCCGCCGCACAAGACCTTCCGCAAGCTGCGGCTCTTCGACACGCCGCACACGCCCAAG agTTTGCTTTCCAAAGCTAGAGGAATTGATTCCAGCTCTGTGAAACTCCGCGGTGGTTCTCTATTCATGGACACAGAAAAATCGGGAAAGAGAGAATTTGACACACGACAGACTCCTCAAGTGAATATTAATCCTTTTACACCGGATTCAGTTTTGCTTCATTCCTCAGGACAGTGTCGTAGAAGAAAGAGAGCGTATTGGAATGA TTCCTGTGAAGATATTGAAGGCAGTGATTATGAGCTTGAAGATGAAACAAGACCCgctaaa AGAATTACAATTACTGAAAGCAATATGAAGTCACGGTATACGACAGAGTTTCATGAGCTGGAAAAAATTGGCTCTGGAGAGTTTGGTTCTGTGTTTAAGTGTGTGAAGAGGCTAGATGGATGCGTTTATGCCATTAAGCGATCAAAAAAACCATTGGCCGGCTCTGTTGATGA GCAGAATGCTTTGAGAGAGGTATATGCTCATGCAGTGCTTGGACAGCATCCTCATGTGGTTCGATATTTCTCTGCCTGGGCAGAAGATGATCATATGCTTATTCAAAATGAATATTGTAATG GTGGAAGTTTAGCTGATGCTAtaagtgaaaactacagaatcatGAGTTACTTTACAGAAGTAGAGTTGAAGGATCTCCTTTTGCAAGTTGGCCGGGGCTTGAGATATATTCATTCAATGTCTTTGGTTCACATGGATATAAAACCTA GTAATATTTTCATATCTCGAACTGCAATCCCAAATGCTGCCTCTGAAGATGGAGATGAAGATGACTGGATATCCAACAAAGTTATGTTTAAAATAG GTGATCTTGGGCATGTAACAAGAATCTCTAGTCCACAAGTTGAAGAAGGTGATAGTCGTTTTCTTGCAAATGAAGTTTTACAGGAg AACTATACCCATCTACCAAAAGCGGATATTTTTGCCCTTGCCCTCACAGTGGTGTGTGCTGCTGGTGCCGAACCTCTTCCCAGAAATGGAGACCAGTGGCATGAAATCAGACAGGGTAGATTACCTCGAATTCCCCAAGTGCTTTCCCAGGAATTTACAGAGTTGTTAAAA GTTATGATTCATCCAGATCCAGAGAGAAGACCTTCAGCAATGGCACTGATAAAGCATTCAGTATTATTGTCTGCATCTAGAAAGAGTGCCCAACAATTACGAATAGAATTGGATGCTGAAAAGTTCAAAAATTCACTTTTGCAGAA aGAACTCAAGAAAGCCCAGCTGGCAAAAGCTGCAGCTGAGGAAAGAGCACTCTTCACTGACCGGATGGCCACTAGGTCCACCACCCAGAGTAATAGAACCTCTCGACTTATTGGAAAGAAAATGAACCGCTCTGTCAGCCTTACTATATACTGA